DNA from Nitrospinaceae bacterium:
TCTCATAGAGGGATCGTCCAAGACACAAGCCGTTCGGGAGAGCACGAAAAAATGGCTTGAAGGAGGAACGTTATGAGCAACCAGCGCCTAGAGGCGGCAGCGGACCGCTCGGAAATCCTTGAGGTGGCAATGCGCTCGTTGGTCCACCGTGACCGGGGCGATTGGGATGCGCTGATAGATGCCTTTCATCCCGATGCGCAAATCGTCACCTCGTGGTTCGAGGGCAATGCCCACGAATTTATCGAGGGCTCAAGCCGCATGATGGGCAGCCACGACCCGGACGACAGCCAAAAGCATTTCTCGGGCAACCCGCGTGTCTCACTGAACGGCGACCGGGCGGTTTGCGAGTACTACCTGACGCTCCACCAGAGACGGCGGATAGACGGCTATCTGTTCGACTTTCAAACCTGGTCGAGCGTGCTGGATATGTTCGAGCAGCGAGAGGGCGCCTGGCGGGTGCTCGGTCGCTGGATGATTTACGAAAAAGACCGCATGGACCCCCACAAGCCGGGCGAGGTGCCCGAGAGCTTTTTCAAGGAGATGGACCTATCCCCCTTCCCCGAGGCGCTTGGGTATCACTGCTGGCGCAACGCACGGGGAAGCGGCCGCCAGCCTTC
Protein-coding regions in this window:
- a CDS encoding nuclear transport factor 2 family protein; the encoded protein is MSNQRLEAAADRSEILEVAMRSLVHRDRGDWDALIDAFHPDAQIVTSWFEGNAHEFIEGSSRMMGSHDPDDSQKHFSGNPRVSLNGDRAVCEYYLTLHQRRRIDGYLFDFQTWSSVLDMFEQREGAWRVLGRWMIYEKDRMDPHKPGEVPESFFKEMDLSPFPEALGYHCWRNARGSGRQPSDGIVIEGSDRAKATREAARGWLEGGPLPWAG